CGTGCGGGTTATGCCCATACGGTTGAAATCAATCTTGAACCTTCGGCGGGGGTCAGTTACTTCGCTGAACGTCGCCACGGCAAGGCGGGCGAAATTGTTCCCGACTTTGTCGAAAGCCTGCTCAAAGGAGAAGCGCCATGACCCGCCCGACCCTTCTGCCCGATGCCGCCCGCAAGGAAGCGCTCGAGGGCCTTTCCGGCTGGACCTATGACGCGCCCGCCAAGGCCATCTCCAAAACCTTCAAGTTCAAGGATTTCAGCGAGGCCTGGGGTTTTATGAACCGCGCCGCCTTGAAGGCGGAGGTGATGGATCACCATCCCGAATGGTTCAATGTCTATAACCGGGTCGAGGTGAAACTGACGACGCATGACGCCGATGGCG
The Gimibacter soli DNA segment above includes these coding regions:
- a CDS encoding 4a-hydroxytetrahydrobiopterin dehydratase, whose product is MTRPTLLPDAARKEALEGLSGWTYDAPAKAISKTFKFKDFSEAWGFMNRAALKAEVMDHHPEWFNVYNRVEVKLTTHDADGVTRLDIELAAAMDAFAG